The DNA region CGGGGTTCCTTCTTTGTGTGTGACCCCATACTTGGTCAGCAGTGCAGCAAATTGCTTGTTCACAAAGTGTGACCCATTGTCACTGATAATCACTCGAGGTGTCCCAAAGTCGGTAAAGATGTTCTTCCTTAAGAACGCACACACCACCCGAGCATCATTGGTCCTAGTAGGGATTGCATCGACACACTTAGAGACGTAGTCAATGGCTACTATGATATACTCATAAGAATGTGATGATGGGAacggacccatgaagtcaatgccccaaacaCAAAAAATTTCATATACCAGAATGGAGTTGAGAGTACATTTCGTCCCTCTTGCTAATATTACCTGCCCTTTGACACTTGTCACATGCAGCTACATACGCGCTTGCGTCTTTGTACAAAGTAGGCCAAAAGAAACCGGCTTCCATGACATTTTCTGTTTTGCTATTTCTACCATAGTGTCCTCCAGCTGCTCCATCATGACAATGAGAGAGAACGCTTGCCATCTCTCCTTCACGCACACATCTTCGAATCACACCATTTCCACACAGTTTAAACAGGAAAGGGTCATTCCAAAAATAAccttttacctcaccttgaagcTTCCTTCTTTGATCACAAGAGAGGTAATGAGGCAACCATCCACTAGCCAAAACATTGGCTATATCAGCATACCAAGGTGGCCTTTTGGAGACCGCAGCAATGGCGAAAATTTGCTCATCAGGGAATTCTTCCCTTATTTCAACTGTTTCAACCAGAGGTCTCTCAAGTCAAGATAGATGATCGGCGACTTCATTTTCTGTGTCCTTCCTATCTGTAATCTCAAATTCAAACTCTTGGAGCAATAGCACCCATAGTATCAGACACGACTTGGACTCCTTACTCAACATGTATTTTAAGGCTTAGTGATCCGTGTGTACTATCCGGCTTAGGTATTTTAGTAGTGGCATAGTTGACTTGAGCATAATTCAATGTTCTGCTTGCATAGTAGATAGGCCTaaaatttttatcttttctttgcccCATAACTGCCCCCACAGCTACAtcactggcatcacacattaTCTCAAATGGCTAGCTCCAATCAGGTGTCAATATAATAGGAGCACTTACAAGCTTTTCATTTATCAAtttgaatgctcttaagcactCCACATTGAAAACAAACTTGGCATATTTCTCTAGCAATGTAGTTAATGGTTTGGTAATGCTAGAATTATTTTTGGTGAAACTCATATAGAACCCAACATGTCCCAAGAAACTCCTTATGATCTTCACAGAAGTCGGTGGGGGGAGCCTAGCAAATACATCAAACTTAGCTCTATCAACTTTTCAATTCCTTGTGCAGTCATTTTGTGGCCTAAAATAATTTTCTCATTtaccatgaagtgacacttctcccaattaaggaCCAAGTGTGTGGCATCACAATGTTCAAGCATGAGCTCCAAATTCTTTAGGCCGTCCTCAAAGTCATCACCAAAGAgggtgaaatcatccatgaatacttctagaCACTTTCCGTTTAAATTAGAGAATATAGACATCATGCACCTCTGAAAAGTGGCAGGTTCATTACACAACCCAAACGGCATCCTCCTATAAGTAAAAATCCCGACGGGCAAGTAAATGTAGTCTTCTCAATATCTTTTGGAACAATGGGTATCTGATTGTAGCCTTAGTACCCACCCAAGAAGCAGTAACATCCATGTCCGGCCACTTTCTTaggcatttggtcaataaaagggAGTGGGAAGTGGTCCTTCCTTGTTGCATCATTTAGCATTCTATAATCAATGCATGTTTTCCACCCAGTTACTATTCTGGTGAGGATCACTTCATTATCTTCATGTTTTACTACTGTCATGCCCCCCTTCTTAGGTACAACTTGTACTGGACTAATCCACTGCTATCAAAGATGGGAAAAAATACTCCCGCATCTAGCAATTTGATGATCTCCTTGTGCACTACCTCCACCAAATTTTTGTTCAGCTTGTGCTGGGGCTGCACCACTGGCTTGCTATTTTCTTCCAACAAAATTTTGTTCATGCTAATGGCCGGACTGATTCCTTGAATATCAGTTACACTCCATCTCATGGCCTTCCTGTGCTTTTTCAGCAGCTCCACTAGTTTTTGCTCATGTGTACCTGTCAAGTCAGTAGAAATAATCATaggaaaattgttagtttaaagaaaattatattttaagtgAGTGGGAGGACTTTCAATTACACATTAGGCTTATCAGCCTCCTCTTTTAGTTCCTCTTTATCAACCACTTGATCCTCAATCTCAAGAGCTTCTACCTCTTTCTTTATTTCGGGATCTTCATCCTCCACTATGCTAGACTGAGTAATACACCTCTATAGAGTATCCCCAAAGCTTGTCAAACTTGTATTTTTCAGCCAATTCTCCAACAACGTCCAGCTTGAAACACGAGTAGGCGGACGCCTCATCACTGGGGTATCTCATCATCCTCTTTATCTGAAAAACCACTTTTTTATTTCCCACTCTGAGCATAAGCTGCCCTTTATAGATATCAAGGATAGCTCTGCCTGTACATAAGAATGGCCTTCCTCGAATTAGAGGCACCTCCTTGTTCACCTCCATATCTACCATAATAAAATCTACGGGGAACACAAACTTGTCCACCCTCACTAAAATATCTTCAATGATTCCCTTAAGTAGAATTGTGGTTTAATCAGCCAGTTGTAGGGACAGTGGTATTGATTTCACCATTCCAAACTCACCTTCCAGTTTTCTAAATATAGACAAAGGCAGTAGATTTATAGACGCACCAGAATCACAGAGGGCCTTGTCGAATGTTTCATTCCCCAACGAGCATGGTATAGTGAAGCTTCCTAGGTCCACACACTTTTGGGGAATTCTATTTTGCAAGATGGCATTGCAGTGGGTGTTTAGCTTGACCAATGTTGTTTCCTCTAATTTTCTCTTGCTAGACAAGATTTCCTTTAAGAACTTGGCATAATCAGG from Nicotiana tabacum cultivar K326 chromosome 24, ASM71507v2, whole genome shotgun sequence includes:
- the LOC142178211 gene encoding uncharacterized protein LOC142178211, which translates into the protein MGQIENLLSERTPGTLPSDTEKNPKETIKVISLRSGKALTGSEVKARPEVISKHIERPEEKVSEEQNNQSSGAQKEIEESRHMSAPPFPQKMKREKLDKCFGKFLELLKQLYVNIPFKDVLTQMPDYAKFLKEILSSKRKLEETTLVKLNTHCNAILQNRIPQKCVDLGSFTIPCSLGNETFDKALCDSGASINLLPLSIFRKLEGTHEQKLVELLKKHRKAMRWSVTDIQGISPAISMNKILLEENSKPVVQPQHKLNKNLVEWISPVQVVPKKGGMTVVKHEDNEVILTRIVTGWKTCIDYRMLNDATRKDHFPLPFIDQMPKKVAGHGCYCFLVEIREEFPDEQIFAIAAVSKRPPWYADIANVLASGWLPHYLSCDQRRKLQGEVKGYFWNDPFLFKLCGNGVIRRCVREGEMASVLSHCHDGAAGGHYGRNSKTENVMEAGFFWPTLYKDASAYVAACDKCQRAGNISKRDEMTNDARVVCAFLRKNIFTDFGTPRVIISDNGSHFVNKQFAALLTNASHKDWSVKLEEALWAYRTAFKTTIGTSPFKLVYGKSYHLPVEIEHKAYWPIRMLNLDLSLAGDTGGGLVSLWRQTI